A window from Pseudomonas frederiksbergensis encodes these proteins:
- a CDS encoding phage antirepressor KilAC domain-containing protein, with protein sequence MERTLAQAAKHLGMTRPKLIELMRAKGLLNNRNLPAYPTRDRDYLRIKDSNWYHETAGMQYSQSTRVKQPGIRWLADQLGLDLPAIPVNNRDVA encoded by the coding sequence GTGGAACGCACACTTGCCCAAGCCGCGAAGCACCTCGGTATGACTCGACCCAAGCTGATCGAACTTATGCGGGCAAAAGGTCTGCTCAATAACCGGAACCTTCCCGCCTACCCGACCCGCGATCGCGATTACCTACGGATCAAGGACAGCAACTGGTACCACGAAACCGCTGGCATGCAGTACAGCCAGTCAACCCGTGTCAAACAACCCGGCATCCGCTGGCTGGCCGATCAATTGGGGCTGGATCTACCCGCCATCCCGGTAAATAACCGTGACGTGGCCTAG
- a CDS encoding pyocin activator PrtN family protein yields the protein MHNTSQTPLRLRPAPESATVELLYRTFGDVLIPLEKVREQYFRNLNEQSFVAEINSGRIQLPITTLDTSRKAPKYAHIRHVASLIDIRAYKADEEMLRPQDDSTG from the coding sequence ATGCATAACACCAGCCAGACACCGCTACGACTGCGACCCGCACCCGAGTCAGCCACCGTGGAGCTGCTTTACCGCACCTTCGGCGACGTACTGATCCCACTGGAAAAAGTGCGCGAACAGTACTTCCGCAACCTCAACGAGCAATCGTTTGTGGCCGAGATCAACAGCGGTCGAATCCAGCTCCCCATCACCACGCTGGACACCAGCCGCAAGGCACCGAAGTACGCGCACATCCGGCATGTCGCTTCGCTCATCGACATCCGCGCCTACAAGGCAGATGAAGAGATGCTGCGACCGCAGGACGATTCAACCGGGTGA